In Papaver somniferum cultivar HN1 chromosome 1, ASM357369v1, whole genome shotgun sequence, a genomic segment contains:
- the LOC113278371 gene encoding cold-responsive protein kinase 1-like codes for MSCFSFLSRRASRLPRHPAEVDEELSSAYNIHIYTYKELRNATDDFSPSNKIGEGGFGSVYKGRLKGGVFAAIKVLSAGSKQGVREFLTEINVISSVEHENLVQLYGCCVEGDHRILVYNYVENNSLSQTLLGCGHSSLQFSWRTRTKICIGIARGLAFLHEEVRPHIIHRDIKASNILLDKDLSPKIADFGLAKLMPPNATHVSTRVAGTIGYLAPEYAIRGQVTRKADIYSFGVLMLEIVSGRCNRNSKLPIGEQDLLERTWGLYERAELVMLVDTAMDGDFDAEEACKFLKISLLCTQDAPKLRPSMSTVVKMLTGEVAVNDDITKPGLISDFMDLKVRSNDDKPSTYNTVSSGSDQNDHSMSSGNTSCATITFTDISYRS; via the exons ATGTCTtgtttctctttcctttctcgGAGGGCTTCAAGGCTCCCTAGACATCCTGCTGAAGTTGATGAAG AGCTATCAAGTGCTTATAATATTCATATATACACTTACAAAGAATTGAGAAATGCCACCGATGATTTTAGTCCATCTAATAAAATTGGGGAGGGAGGTTTTGGTTCTGTCTATAAG GGTAGACTTAAAGGGGGTGTATTTGCTGCTATAAAAGTACTATCAGCAGGATCAAAGCAAGGGGTTAGAGAGTTCCTGACAGAGATTAATGTGATCTCATCTGTTGAGCATGAAAACTTGGTTCAACTATATGGTTGCTGCGTGGAAGGCGACCATAGAATATTGGTGTATAATTATGTTGAGAACAACAGCCTCTCACAAACTCTCTTAG GTTGCGGACACAGTAGCTTACAGTTTAGTTGGAGAACGCGAACTAAAATTTGTATAGGCATTGCTCGTGGGCTTGCTTTCCTTCATGAGGAAGTTCGCCCGCATATCATTCATAGAGATATCAAAGCAAGTAATATCCTTCTAGATAAAGACCTCAGCCCCAAAATTGCTGATTTTGGTCTTGCAAAGCTCATGCCTCCCAATGCCACTCATGTTAGCACACGCGTTGCAGGAACAAT agGCTATTTGGCACCAGAGTATGCAATTCGAGGACAGGTGACACGAAAAGCAGATATTTACAGTTTTGGTGTTCTCATGTTGGAAATTGTCAGTGGCAGATGTAACAGAAACTCAAAATTACCTATTGGAGAGCAAGATCTTCTTGAAAGG ACATGGGGACTTTATGAAAGGGCTGAGCTAGTGATGCTTGTGGATACGGCCATGGATGGAGATTTTGATGCGGAGGAAGCCTGCAagttcttgaaaatttctttgctcTGCACCCAAGACGCACCAAAGCTTCGGCCTTCCATGTCAACAGTAGTGAAGATGCTGACAGGAGAGGTTGCTGTGAACGACGACATCACAAAGCCTGGTCTCATCTCTGATTTCATGGACCTCAAAGTGAGGAGCAATGACGACAAGCCCAGCACTTACAACACGGTATCATCTGGTTCAGACCAGAATGATCATTCAATGTCATCAGGAAACACTAGTTGTGCCACCATCACCTTCACCGATATCTCTTACCGGAGCTGA